Proteins co-encoded in one Cytophaga hutchinsonii ATCC 33406 genomic window:
- a CDS encoding DUF2931 family protein, whose amino-acid sequence MKKTIVLTLLFALLQITITSCQTTAMETEKFEWLPGVGAPKGYPVRIHSGDFYNGTTWVSIPNGGILEEGWGADGMTMAVGEDFKPIPERFKITYLSFIENQFYTGEFIFPHDSVVKLFREEFNNSPYVPKESFRSIILGFAPGGMIVIWLRSSERQIEVGRYQATKTDMDWEFFNPQGEEDRNKYVNYVLGRRPEALKHKEEGFKFDLWDSYRIRYNWRPKIILSENSRLHEIFLIQFNAEFEHITGEKLTKNSSQKRAIPHDILFRYYDAAGNKFAGEYFFDEKEIFNAYKEVYKNNPDQEVEFVFELSSDKTKFIIYLKNTTEQIALLKCRGKINRSSD is encoded by the coding sequence ATGAAAAAAACAATTGTATTAACACTGTTATTTGCTCTTTTGCAAATAACCATTACTTCATGTCAGACAACAGCAATGGAAACAGAAAAATTTGAATGGCTCCCGGGCGTAGGTGCACCCAAAGGGTATCCCGTACGCATACACAGCGGAGATTTTTATAATGGCACTACCTGGGTAAGCATACCCAATGGAGGAATTTTAGAAGAAGGCTGGGGCGCAGATGGCATGACCATGGCTGTAGGCGAAGATTTCAAACCCATACCGGAACGTTTTAAAATCACTTATTTATCTTTTATAGAAAACCAGTTTTATACCGGAGAGTTTATATTTCCGCATGACAGCGTAGTCAAATTATTTAGAGAAGAATTTAACAATAGTCCTTATGTTCCTAAAGAATCTTTTCGATCTATTATTTTAGGATTTGCACCTGGAGGAATGATTGTTATATGGCTTAGATCTTCCGAAAGGCAAATTGAAGTTGGCAGATATCAGGCAACAAAAACCGATATGGACTGGGAGTTTTTCAATCCGCAGGGCGAAGAAGACAGAAATAAATATGTGAATTATGTATTAGGAAGACGACCGGAAGCATTAAAACACAAAGAAGAAGGATTTAAATTTGACTTATGGGATAGTTATCGAATAAGATATAACTGGCGACCTAAAATTATATTAAGTGAAAATTCGCGCCTGCATGAAATATTCCTAATCCAATTCAATGCAGAATTTGAACACATAACAGGTGAAAAATTAACCAAAAATTCATCCCAAAAAAGAGCTATTCCACATGATATTCTTTTCAGATATTATGATGCCGCGGGGAATAAATTTGCCGGGGAATATTTTTTTGATGAAAAAGAAATTTTCAATGCATATAAGGAAGTTTATAAAAACAATCCGGATCAGGAAGTAGAATTTGTATTTGAATTAAGTTCGGATAAAACCAAATTTATCATTTATCTAAAAAATACTACTGAACAGATTGCACTTTTAAAGTGCAGAGGCAAAATTAATAGATCGAGCGATTGA